A single genomic interval of Mycolicibacterium sp. MU0053 harbors:
- a CDS encoding ABC transporter ATP-binding protein, with protein MTGPLRGGLRAMEQGPPQRSRDFKGAAIRLVKRLTPQRALTITVIVLSILGIALGVIGPRILGHATDLLFNGVIGQQLPAGISKEQAVEAARARGDGTFADLLSGMNIIPGEGVDFGAVGRTLALALTLYLVAALLIWIQARLLNVAVQRTMVALRADVQSKVHRLPLAHFDTRQRGELLSRVTNDIDNVQTSLAISINQLLSAVLTIFAVLVMMLTISPLLALITVLTVPLSLWVTRVITRRSQRMFVAQWHNTGRLNALIEETYSGFTVVKTYGHRAAVRTMFTERNSDVFHASFGAQFFSGLISPATMFVGNLSYVAVAVIGGLKVATGQISLGNIQAFIQYVRQFNQPLTQVAGMYNTLQSGIASAERVFDFLDEQEMAPEPEAMLPHTGSPPRVEFDRVSFGYRDDQVVISDLSLVAEPGSTVAIVGPTGAGKTTLVNLLMRFYDVDAGRILVDGIDIATISASSFRSGTAMVLQDPWLFGGTIAENIAYGRPDASPEEVLEAARAAFVDRFVHTLPDGYDTWVSDDNGMVSAGEKQLITIARAFLARPRLLVLDEATSSVDTRTELLIQHAMAELRRDRTSFIIAHRLSTIRDADLIVVVDHGRIVEHGTHPELLARRGAYWDMTQA; from the coding sequence GTGACCGGCCCCCTGCGCGGTGGGTTGCGCGCCATGGAACAGGGTCCCCCGCAGCGGTCCCGCGACTTCAAGGGTGCGGCGATCCGCCTCGTCAAACGGCTGACCCCGCAACGCGCCCTGACCATCACCGTGATCGTGCTGTCGATCCTCGGGATTGCCCTGGGCGTGATCGGCCCGCGGATCCTCGGCCACGCGACCGACCTGCTGTTCAACGGCGTGATCGGGCAGCAGTTGCCCGCCGGGATCAGCAAGGAACAGGCCGTCGAGGCGGCCCGGGCGCGCGGCGACGGCACCTTCGCCGACCTGCTGTCGGGAATGAACATCATCCCAGGCGAGGGGGTGGACTTCGGCGCGGTAGGGCGCACGCTGGCGCTGGCGCTGACGCTGTATCTGGTTGCCGCACTGTTGATCTGGATTCAGGCACGGCTGCTCAACGTCGCGGTACAACGGACCATGGTCGCGCTACGCGCCGACGTCCAAAGCAAGGTGCACCGACTTCCGCTGGCACACTTCGACACCCGGCAGCGCGGCGAACTGCTCTCACGGGTCACCAACGACATCGACAATGTGCAGACCTCGTTGGCGATCTCGATAAACCAGCTGCTGTCGGCCGTGCTGACCATCTTCGCCGTGCTGGTGATGATGCTGACGATCTCGCCGCTGCTGGCGTTGATCACCGTGCTGACGGTGCCGCTGTCGTTGTGGGTGACCCGGGTCATCACTCGTCGCTCACAACGAATGTTCGTGGCGCAGTGGCACAACACCGGCCGGCTCAACGCCCTGATCGAGGAGACCTACAGCGGCTTCACCGTCGTCAAGACCTACGGCCACCGCGCCGCGGTGCGCACCATGTTCACCGAGCGCAACAGCGACGTCTTCCACGCCAGCTTCGGAGCACAGTTCTTCTCCGGGCTGATCTCGCCGGCGACCATGTTCGTCGGCAACCTCAGCTATGTCGCGGTGGCGGTGATCGGTGGCCTCAAGGTGGCCACCGGGCAGATCAGCCTCGGCAACATCCAGGCCTTCATCCAATACGTCCGGCAGTTCAATCAACCGCTGACCCAGGTCGCCGGCATGTACAACACCTTGCAGTCCGGCATCGCCAGCGCCGAGCGGGTTTTCGATTTTCTCGACGAGCAGGAGATGGCGCCGGAGCCCGAAGCCATGCTCCCGCACACCGGTTCGCCGCCGCGGGTGGAATTCGACCGGGTGAGCTTCGGCTATCGCGACGATCAGGTGGTGATCTCGGATCTGTCGCTGGTCGCCGAGCCGGGCAGCACCGTGGCGATCGTCGGGCCCACCGGGGCCGGCAAGACCACCCTGGTCAACCTGTTGATGCGGTTCTACGACGTGGATGCGGGCCGCATTCTGGTCGACGGCATCGACATCGCGACGATCAGCGCCAGTTCGTTTCGCTCGGGAACCGCCATGGTTTTGCAGGACCCGTGGCTGTTCGGCGGCACGATCGCCGAGAACATCGCCTACGGGCGGCCCGACGCGAGTCCCGAGGAGGTGCTCGAGGCGGCCCGGGCGGCCTTTGTGGACCGGTTCGTGCACACCCTGCCCGACGGCTACGACACCTGGGTCAGCGATGACAACGGCATGGTGAGCGCCGGCGAGAAACAGTTGATCACCATCGCGCGAGCCTTCCTGGCACGGCCCCGCCTGCTGGTCCTCGACGAGGCGACCAGTTCGGTGGATACCCGCACCGAACTGCTGATCCAGCACGCCATGGCCGAATTACGCCGGGACCGAACGAGTTTCATCATCGCCCACCGGCTGTCGACCATCCGGGACGCCGACCTGATCGTGGTGGTCGACCACGGCCGCATCGTCGAGCACGGTACGCACCCCGAACTGCTGGCCCGCCGCGGCGCCTACTGGGACATGACCCAGGCCTAG
- a CDS encoding ABC transporter ATP-binding protein, giving the protein MLWALLRQYVRPYRSLVAAVMTLQLISTLASLYLPTVNAAIIDEGVAVGDTDAIIRLGGVMLAVTALQVLCALGAVYFGSRTGMSFGRDLRAAMFHHVTTFSEHETARFGPSSLITRTTNDVQQIQVLVQMTFTVLVTAPIMCVGGVFMAIHLDAGLAWLLVIAIPVLGLANYWIISHLLPIFRSMQQLIDGVNRVMREQLAGIRVIRAFAREPFERTRFEAASQTLSDTALEAGRWQALMLPVTTLTINISSVAVIWFGGLRIDSGQMQVGALIAFLSYFMQILMAVLMATIFLAILPRASVCAERIGEVLGTAPAVADPEHPVEPAGATTGAVHADRVSFQYPGAERSVLHDVSFTAAPGSTTAIVGSTGSGKSTLVSLLCRTYDVTAGAVYVDGIDVRHYRTERLWSSFGLVPQRGYLFSGTVAANLRYGLSEATEAQMWEALRVACADGFIAAHRDGLQMRVAQGGINFSGGQRQRLAIARAVIRRPQIYLFDDSFSALDVHTDARVRANLREVSADATVIVVAQRIATIAAADQVIVLDDGRVVGVGTHDDLLTECPTYAELADSQSVHAESGEQT; this is encoded by the coding sequence ATGCTCTGGGCGCTGCTGCGACAGTACGTGCGGCCGTACCGATCTCTGGTGGCTGCCGTGATGACGTTGCAGCTGATCAGCACGCTGGCCTCGCTCTATCTGCCCACGGTCAACGCCGCGATCATCGACGAGGGCGTGGCCGTCGGCGACACCGATGCCATCATCCGACTCGGGGGCGTCATGCTCGCCGTCACCGCGCTGCAGGTGCTCTGCGCGCTCGGCGCGGTGTATTTCGGCTCGCGGACCGGGATGAGTTTCGGCCGCGACCTGCGCGCCGCGATGTTCCACCACGTCACGACCTTCTCCGAGCACGAGACGGCGCGCTTCGGGCCGTCGTCGCTGATCACCCGGACCACCAACGACGTTCAGCAGATCCAGGTGCTGGTGCAGATGACGTTCACGGTGCTGGTGACCGCCCCGATCATGTGCGTCGGCGGGGTGTTCATGGCCATCCACCTCGATGCGGGCCTGGCTTGGCTGCTGGTCATCGCGATCCCGGTGCTGGGGCTGGCGAACTACTGGATCATCTCGCACCTGCTGCCGATCTTCCGCAGCATGCAGCAGCTGATCGACGGCGTCAACCGGGTGATGCGGGAGCAGCTCGCCGGGATCCGGGTGATCCGGGCATTCGCGCGGGAACCGTTCGAACGCACCCGTTTTGAGGCCGCCAGCCAGACGCTGTCGGACACCGCGCTGGAGGCCGGTCGCTGGCAGGCGCTGATGCTCCCGGTGACGACGCTGACCATCAACATTTCGAGCGTCGCGGTGATCTGGTTCGGGGGGTTGCGCATCGACTCCGGCCAAATGCAGGTCGGCGCGTTGATCGCCTTCCTGTCCTACTTCATGCAGATCCTGATGGCCGTCCTGATGGCCACGATCTTCCTCGCGATTCTGCCGCGGGCCTCGGTGTGCGCCGAGCGCATCGGCGAGGTGTTGGGGACGGCACCGGCCGTCGCCGACCCCGAACACCCGGTGGAACCCGCCGGCGCCACCACCGGTGCGGTGCACGCCGACCGGGTGTCGTTTCAGTACCCGGGGGCGGAACGCTCTGTGTTGCATGACGTTTCGTTCACCGCCGCGCCCGGGAGCACCACCGCAATCGTCGGGAGCACCGGTTCGGGCAAGTCGACACTGGTGTCGCTGCTGTGCCGGACGTACGACGTCACGGCCGGCGCGGTGTACGTCGACGGCATCGACGTGCGCCACTACCGCACCGAGCGGTTGTGGTCGTCGTTCGGCCTGGTGCCGCAACGGGGTTACCTGTTCTCCGGGACGGTCGCGGCCAACCTGCGCTACGGCCTGTCCGAGGCCACCGAAGCCCAGATGTGGGAGGCGCTGCGGGTCGCGTGCGCCGACGGCTTCATCGCCGCGCACCGGGACGGTCTCCAGATGCGCGTGGCCCAGGGCGGCATCAACTTCTCCGGCGGACAGCGGCAGCGGTTGGCCATCGCTCGCGCGGTCATCCGTCGTCCCCAGATCTATCTGTTCGATGACTCCTTCTCGGCGCTCGATGTCCACACCGATGCGCGGGTGCGCGCCAACCTGCGCGAGGTGTCCGCCGATGCCACGGTAATTGTGGTGGCACAGCGCATTGCCACGATCGCCGCCGCCGATCAGGTGATCGTCCTCGACGACGGCCGGGTGGTCGGCGTCGGCACGCATGACGACCTGCTCACCGAATGCCCCACCTACGCCGAGTTGGCCGACTCGCAATCGGTGCACGCCGAGTCCGGGGAACAGACGTGA
- a CDS encoding DUF3558 domain-containing protein, giving the protein MALLAGCSGEDASDPQASGDAPPASAEAQHGPVFPQCGGLSDETVSQLTQVPGLVNTATNSVGCQWLAGGSISGPHFSFTSFRGSPIGRERKTEELSRDSVEDINIEGYDGFIAVGSDLLTGTDTLCEIGIQFDDDFIEVSVSYAAQPFPDPCEVATELTRQSIVNAKK; this is encoded by the coding sequence ATGGCACTGCTGGCTGGATGCTCAGGTGAGGACGCCAGTGACCCGCAGGCCAGTGGCGACGCGCCGCCGGCGTCGGCCGAGGCCCAGCACGGCCCGGTGTTTCCGCAGTGCGGCGGGCTGAGCGACGAGACCGTCAGCCAGCTCACCCAGGTCCCAGGTCTGGTCAACACCGCCACCAACTCGGTCGGTTGCCAGTGGTTGGCCGGCGGCAGCATCTCCGGGCCGCACTTCTCCTTCACCTCGTTCCGGGGCAGTCCGATCGGCCGGGAACGCAAGACCGAGGAACTGTCCCGCGACAGCGTCGAGGACATCAACATCGAGGGCTACGACGGCTTCATCGCGGTGGGCTCCGACCTGCTGACCGGGACCGACACCCTCTGCGAAATCGGTATCCAGTTCGACGACGACTTCATCGAGGTATCGGTGAGCTACGCCGCCCAACCCTTCCCGGATCCGTGTGAGGTCGCCACGGAACTCACCCGTCAATCGATCGTGAACGCGAAGAAATGA
- a CDS encoding DUF3558 domain-containing protein, whose amino-acid sequence MSDSVRQTPPRSARNRVLAGVAAVSALAILSGCASTVDGTAVKAGAGPRNNESAETYPNLLKECDVLTTDVLAETVGADPTAIQSTFVGAVCRWQANSQTGLVDITRFWFELGSLDNERRVAEELNYQIEDRRVAGVASIVMRMGDANGGCGVASDAAGVVGWWVNPQAPGVDACGQAIKLMELTLATSS is encoded by the coding sequence ATGAGTGACTCGGTGCGACAAACGCCGCCGCGCAGTGCGCGGAATCGGGTGCTGGCCGGCGTGGCCGCAGTATCCGCGCTGGCCATCCTGAGCGGATGCGCCTCGACGGTCGACGGCACCGCGGTCAAGGCCGGCGCCGGCCCCCGCAACAACGAGTCGGCGGAGACCTATCCGAACCTGCTCAAGGAATGCGACGTGTTGACCACCGACGTGCTGGCCGAGACCGTGGGCGCCGATCCCACCGCGATCCAGAGCACCTTCGTCGGAGCGGTGTGTCGCTGGCAGGCCAACAGTCAGACCGGCCTCGTGGACATCACGCGCTTCTGGTTCGAGTTGGGCAGCCTGGACAACGAGCGACGGGTCGCCGAGGAACTCAACTACCAGATCGAGGACCGCCGGGTCGCCGGCGTCGCCTCGATCGTGATGCGGATGGGCGACGCCAACGGTGGCTGCGGAGTCGCCAGCGACGCCGCCGGCGTGGTCGGCTGGTGGGTCAACCCGCAGGCCCCCGGGGTCGACGCGTGCGGTCAGGCCATCAAGCTGATGGAACTGACGCTGGCGACCAGTTCCTAA
- a CDS encoding SixA phosphatase family protein — MSEKRRTLVLMRHAKSAYPDEVADHDRPLAPRGEREAGLAGDWLRAGPPVDPPVQAVLCSSATRTRQTLQRTGIEAPVHITDRLYGASPGAVIAEINAAETTFGFDMDTLLVIGHEPTTSALALALSGAPGTNATAAEHISVKYPTSALAVLHVNGSWAEVELGSAALTAFHIPR; from the coding sequence GTGAGCGAGAAGAGACGAACCCTGGTGCTGATGCGGCACGCCAAGTCGGCCTATCCGGACGAGGTGGCCGATCACGACCGTCCGCTGGCTCCGCGCGGTGAACGCGAGGCCGGGTTGGCCGGGGACTGGCTGCGCGCCGGGCCCCCGGTGGACCCGCCGGTGCAGGCGGTGCTGTGTTCCTCGGCGACCCGGACCCGCCAGACCCTGCAGCGAACGGGCATCGAGGCCCCCGTGCACATCACCGACCGCCTCTACGGTGCCAGTCCGGGCGCCGTCATCGCCGAGATCAACGCCGCCGAGACGACCTTCGGGTTCGACATGGACACGTTGCTGGTGATCGGCCACGAACCGACAACATCCGCGTTGGCGCTCGCACTGTCCGGCGCCCCGGGAACCAATGCGACTGCTGCCGAGCATATTTCGGTCAAATATCCGACCTCGGCGCTGGCGGTGCTGCATGTCAACGGGTCCTGGGCCGAGGTGGAACTCGGCAGCGCCGCGCTGACGGCGTTTCACATCCCGCGTTAG
- a CDS encoding metallophosphoesterase family protein — protein sequence MRFVHTADWQLGMTRHFLEGEAQPRYSAARREAVAGLRTLAQDCGAEFVVVAGDVFEDNHLDPRVISQSLEAMRAIGIPVYLLPGNHDPLDASSVYTSTLFTDECPDNVVVLDRAGTHQVRPGLEIVAAPWRSKRPTTDLVAEVLADLPADGTTRIVVAHGGVDVLDPDPTRPSLIRIAAVQEALDRGAIHYVALGDKHSRTCVGDSGRVWYSGSPEVTNYDDIEPDPGHVLLVDIDESDPARPVTVDAHRVGRWRFVTLPAFQLDNSRDIADLDLNLDLLPDKERTVVRLVLTGTLTVTDRARLDACLDKYTRLFGWVGLWDRHCDIAVVPADAEFSEIGIGGFAATAVQELMAAARGDDPDGAEDAQGALALLLRLSGKLSEPKSGAA from the coding sequence GTGCGATTCGTGCACACCGCCGACTGGCAGCTGGGGATGACCCGGCACTTTCTGGAAGGCGAGGCGCAGCCCCGATATTCGGCCGCCCGGCGGGAAGCGGTGGCCGGACTGCGGACGTTGGCCCAGGACTGCGGCGCCGAGTTCGTCGTCGTCGCCGGGGACGTGTTCGAGGACAACCACCTCGACCCGCGGGTGATCAGCCAGTCGTTGGAGGCGATGCGCGCGATCGGGATCCCGGTGTACCTGCTGCCCGGCAACCACGACCCGCTCGATGCCTCGTCGGTGTACACCAGCACGTTGTTCACCGACGAGTGCCCCGACAATGTCGTCGTGCTGGACCGCGCCGGCACCCATCAGGTGCGGCCCGGGTTGGAGATCGTCGCGGCCCCGTGGCGCTCCAAGCGGCCCACCACCGATCTGGTCGCCGAGGTGCTGGCCGACCTGCCGGCCGACGGCACCACCCGCATCGTGGTCGCCCACGGCGGCGTCGATGTGCTGGACCCCGACCCCACCCGGCCGTCGCTGATCCGGATCGCCGCGGTGCAGGAGGCCCTCGACCGCGGCGCCATCCACTATGTGGCGTTGGGCGACAAGCACTCCCGCACGTGCGTCGGAGACTCCGGCCGGGTCTGGTACTCGGGGTCGCCGGAGGTCACCAACTACGACGACATCGAGCCCGACCCCGGGCACGTCCTGCTCGTCGACATCGACGAGTCGGATCCGGCACGTCCGGTGACGGTCGACGCGCACCGCGTGGGGCGGTGGCGGTTCGTCACCCTGCCCGCCTTCCAACTCGACAACAGCCGGGACATCGCCGATCTCGACCTCAATCTCGATCTGCTGCCCGACAAGGAGCGCACGGTGGTGCGGCTGGTGCTGACCGGCACGCTCACCGTGACCGACCGCGCGCGCCTCGATGCCTGCCTGGACAAGTACACCCGGCTGTTCGGCTGGGTCGGGTTGTGGGACCGGCACTGCGACATCGCCGTGGTCCCGGCCGACGCCGAATTCTCCGAGATCGGTATCGGCGGATTCGCCGCCACCGCGGTCCAGGAGTTGATGGCCGCCGCGCGCGGTGACGATCCGGACGGCGCCGAGGATGCCCAAGGTGCGTTGGCCCTGCTACTGCGACTGTCCGGGAAGCTGTCAGAGCCGAAAAGTGGTGCGGCATGA
- a CDS encoding AAA family ATPase has translation MRLHRLTLTNYRGITHREIEFAERGVTVVCGANEIGKSSMIEALDLLLESKDRSNKKDVKQVKPTHADVGAEVTAEISTGPYRFVYRKRFHKKCETELSILAPAREQLTGDEAHQRVRGMLDETVDAGLWQAQRVLQAASTSAVDLSACDALSRALDVAAGDAADGLSAGLSGAEPVLIEKIDAEYARYFTATGRPTGEWAAAIAAMKTAEAEVAARAAEVAEVDERVRAHATMSEQLEALVGQRSAAAARLDTAAAAAEELTALTAEVRTAESEAAAKTATATAAAAALEERRRVRSEVQSRQEALDAAQVAAVEAQESEDTGREVVVEAEAAAAAAEKELHAVDERVRAASKVVAQLAERAEAERLTALVSRVDAALAERAEVDAALAPIVLTDKMFREIEAAAAAADLAQAQAELTATAIEFTAAADVELTVGEDRVTLTAGQTWSLSAAEQAAVSLPGLLRIDVKPAATAVDTHAKLAAAQHHLAKLLAGAGVADLDEARRVQQRRIELTGQRGHLDATLSGITGDDDIADLRARLEALRPGADLGIDAEAAHAERSAAEQALQEATTHAQTQRRVAAAALKQLAERTTSATVSRDRAVAAQTELATSTARLAALQAAQPDEDAVAQVATATAAAEAARARVAELSARLAEAGPDAVTAELAAARTAADTVNQQHDDTARALRDIEVELSVFGTEGRTGQLDAAQITREHAVAAYARVQRRARAVELLRTVMVRHRDNIRLRYVQPFRTEVERLGRTVFGETFEVEVDSDLCIRNRTLDGRTVPFESLSGGAKEQLGIVARLAVAALVANEDTVPVVIDDALGFSDPERLARMGAVFDQVGADGQVIVLTCSPERYNSVSGAHRVQLSA, from the coding sequence ATGAGACTGCATCGGCTCACCCTGACCAACTATCGCGGCATCACCCACCGCGAGATCGAATTCGCCGAGCGCGGCGTCACCGTGGTGTGCGGCGCGAACGAGATCGGCAAGTCCTCGATGATCGAGGCACTGGACCTGCTGCTGGAATCCAAGGACCGCTCCAACAAAAAAGACGTCAAGCAGGTCAAGCCGACTCACGCCGACGTGGGGGCGGAGGTCACCGCCGAGATCAGCACCGGACCGTACCGGTTCGTGTACCGCAAGCGATTCCACAAGAAGTGCGAAACCGAGCTGAGCATCCTGGCACCCGCGCGCGAGCAGCTCACCGGTGACGAGGCGCACCAGCGGGTCCGCGGCATGCTCGACGAGACCGTCGATGCCGGCCTGTGGCAGGCGCAGCGGGTATTGCAGGCCGCGTCGACATCTGCGGTGGACCTGTCGGCGTGCGATGCGCTGTCTCGCGCGCTCGATGTCGCCGCCGGCGACGCCGCCGACGGACTGTCCGCCGGTCTGTCCGGCGCCGAACCGGTGCTGATCGAGAAGATCGATGCCGAATACGCCCGCTACTTCACCGCGACCGGACGTCCCACCGGCGAATGGGCCGCGGCCATCGCGGCGATGAAGACCGCCGAGGCGGAGGTGGCCGCGCGGGCCGCCGAGGTGGCCGAGGTCGACGAGCGGGTGCGGGCCCACGCCACCATGTCCGAGCAGCTCGAGGCGTTGGTCGGGCAGCGCTCGGCGGCGGCCGCCAGACTGGACACCGCCGCCGCGGCCGCCGAGGAGCTGACCGCACTGACGGCCGAGGTGCGCACCGCGGAGTCGGAGGCCGCCGCCAAGACGGCCACGGCCACCGCGGCCGCGGCCGCGCTCGAGGAGCGCCGGCGCGTCCGGTCCGAGGTGCAGTCCCGGCAGGAGGCGCTCGACGCGGCACAGGTGGCCGCCGTCGAAGCGCAGGAGTCCGAGGACACCGGCCGCGAGGTGGTGGTGGAAGCGGAGGCCGCGGCCGCCGCCGCCGAAAAAGAGCTGCACGCGGTCGACGAGCGGGTGCGCGCCGCCAGCAAGGTGGTAGCCCAGCTCGCTGAGCGTGCCGAGGCCGAGCGGCTGACCGCGCTGGTGAGTCGCGTCGATGCCGCGCTGGCCGAACGGGCCGAGGTCGACGCGGCACTGGCACCGATCGTCTTGACCGACAAGATGTTTCGTGAGATCGAGGCCGCGGCCGCGGCCGCCGACCTCGCGCAGGCACAGGCCGAGCTGACCGCGACCGCCATCGAATTCACGGCCGCAGCCGACGTCGAGCTGACGGTGGGCGAGGACCGGGTGACGCTGACGGCTGGCCAGACCTGGTCGCTGAGCGCCGCCGAGCAGGCCGCGGTGTCACTGCCGGGTCTGCTGCGCATCGACGTCAAACCGGCCGCGACTGCGGTGGACACCCACGCGAAACTCGCAGCCGCGCAGCACCATCTGGCGAAGTTGCTGGCTGGCGCCGGCGTCGCCGACCTCGACGAGGCCCGCCGGGTACAACAGCGGCGCATCGAACTGACCGGGCAGCGCGGCCATCTCGACGCGACCCTGTCCGGGATCACCGGCGACGACGACATCGCCGATTTGCGGGCGCGCCTCGAGGCCCTGCGGCCCGGTGCCGATCTCGGCATCGACGCCGAGGCGGCCCACGCCGAACGGTCCGCCGCCGAACAGGCCCTACAGGAAGCCACCACGCACGCGCAGACCCAACGCCGGGTGGCCGCCGCGGCCCTCAAACAGTTGGCCGAGCGGACCACCTCGGCCACGGTATCGCGGGATCGCGCGGTCGCCGCGCAGACCGAACTGGCCACGAGCACCGCACGGCTGGCCGCGCTGCAAGCCGCGCAGCCCGATGAGGATGCAGTGGCGCAGGTCGCCACCGCGACGGCCGCCGCCGAGGCCGCGCGAGCGCGGGTCGCCGAGTTGTCGGCGCGGCTGGCCGAGGCGGGCCCGGACGCGGTGACCGCGGAGCTGGCCGCGGCGCGGACGGCCGCCGACACCGTCAACCAGCAACACGACGACACCGCCCGCGCGCTGCGCGATATCGAGGTGGAGCTCTCGGTGTTCGGCACCGAGGGCCGGACCGGGCAGCTCGACGCGGCCCAGATCACGCGGGAGCATGCGGTCGCGGCGTACGCCCGGGTGCAGCGCCGCGCCCGCGCGGTCGAACTGCTGCGCACCGTGATGGTCCGACACCGCGACAACATCCGGCTACGTTATGTGCAGCCGTTCCGCACCGAGGTGGAACGGTTGGGCCGCACCGTCTTCGGGGAGACCTTCGAGGTGGAGGTCGACAGCGACCTGTGCATCCGGAACCGGACACTCGACGGACGCACGGTGCCCTTCGAGTCGTTGTCCGGCGGCGCCAAGGAACAACTCGGGATCGTGGCCCGGCTCGCGGTGGCCGCGCTGGTCGCCAACGAGGATACCGTGCCCGTGGTCATCGACGACGCGCTCGGCTTCTCCGATCCGGAACGGCTGGCCCGAATGGGAGCGGTCTTCGACCAGGTCGGCGCCGACGGCCAGGTCATCGTGCTGACCTGCTCGCCGGAGCGCTACAACAGCGTCAGCGGCGCCCACCGGGTGCAGCTGAGCGCCTAG
- a CDS encoding acyl-CoA dehydrogenase family protein has product MTHAPIRQTLLPGSEEFTALLADIAAGSKDRDLNDENPFDQVAALKRAGFGTLRLPAEFGGPGYTVRQLFSTLIEVAQADPIVAHIFRTHFWFVEERLRALRADPGDEVSQRWLQQVAAGKLFANAFSEKGSLAVGSLVFNTRLLPDGTGGFRLNGEKYYSTGTLFSDYLTVTTTTDHDSVASVIVPSDRTGVALIDDWDGFGQRRTGTGTTVFDNVAVAAEEVLVDTPYDAEPEPTVQYAALQLYIHAVVAGVLAAVVDDGAALLRSRTRSFSHALTAAPVDDPLYQKLLGELASTAYIARAAVLDAADAIGAATDAEDERGVPDARLAAEAQLKVAKVKVHLDAIAPEAASRLLELGGASASSRQRNLDRHWRNIRTITLHNPVVYKARVIGENLLHGTPIPANAYF; this is encoded by the coding sequence ATGACTCATGCACCCATCCGGCAGACCCTGCTGCCGGGTTCCGAAGAATTCACCGCCCTGCTCGCCGACATCGCGGCGGGCTCCAAAGACCGTGATCTCAACGACGAGAACCCCTTCGATCAGGTGGCCGCGCTCAAACGGGCCGGCTTCGGCACGCTTCGGCTGCCCGCGGAGTTCGGTGGTCCCGGTTACACCGTGCGCCAACTGTTTTCGACGCTGATCGAGGTAGCGCAGGCCGATCCCATTGTCGCCCACATCTTCCGGACGCACTTCTGGTTCGTCGAGGAGCGGCTGCGCGCGCTGCGGGCCGACCCCGGCGACGAGGTGTCCCAGCGGTGGTTGCAGCAGGTCGCCGCCGGCAAGCTGTTTGCGAATGCGTTCAGCGAGAAGGGCAGCCTGGCGGTGGGCAGCCTGGTGTTCAACACCCGGCTGCTGCCCGATGGAACCGGCGGCTTCCGGCTCAACGGCGAGAAGTACTACAGCACCGGCACGCTGTTCTCCGACTACCTGACGGTCACCACCACCACCGATCACGACTCGGTGGCCTCGGTGATCGTGCCGTCGGATCGCACGGGCGTCGCGCTCATCGACGACTGGGACGGCTTTGGGCAGCGCCGCACGGGCACCGGCACCACGGTGTTCGACAACGTCGCCGTGGCCGCCGAGGAGGTCCTCGTCGACACCCCCTATGACGCCGAACCGGAGCCGACGGTGCAGTACGCCGCGCTGCAGCTCTACATCCACGCCGTGGTGGCCGGGGTGCTCGCGGCGGTGGTCGACGACGGTGCGGCCCTGCTGCGCTCGCGCACCCGCAGCTTCAGTCACGCGCTCACCGCGGCCCCGGTCGACGATCCGCTCTACCAGAAGCTGCTGGGCGAGCTGGCCAGCACCGCCTACATTGCCCGGGCCGCGGTGCTCGACGCCGCCGACGCGATCGGCGCCGCCACCGATGCGGAGGACGAGCGTGGAGTGCCCGATGCCCGGCTGGCCGCCGAGGCGCAGTTGAAGGTCGCCAAGGTCAAGGTGCACCTCGACGCCATCGCCCCCGAGGCCGCCTCCCGGCTGTTGGAACTCGGTGGGGCCAGCGCGTCGAGCCGGCAGCGCAACCTCGACCGGCACTGGCGCAACATCCGCACCATCACGCTGCACAACCCCGTCGTCTACAAGGCCCGGGTGATCGGCGAGAACCTGCTGCACGGCACCCCGATCCCCGCCAACGCCTACTTCTGA
- a CDS encoding copper chaperone PCu(A)C: MNSRVLFRSLSASALAAALLLTGCSSADSGSQAEAVTVHDAWVKAADADMTAAFARLVNTGSGAARLLSATSPASADVEIHEVVDNVMRTKDDGVVIPARGEIELQPGGDHLMLIDLGEPLTPGTDVEIVATFEDGSRLPITAQVRDFAGADENYAPDAHAEHGSHESHG, from the coding sequence ATGAATTCCCGTGTTCTGTTCCGATCGTTGTCCGCTTCTGCCCTGGCCGCCGCGCTGCTGCTGACCGGGTGTAGCTCGGCGGACAGCGGGTCTCAGGCCGAGGCCGTCACCGTCCACGACGCGTGGGTCAAGGCCGCCGACGCGGACATGACGGCGGCGTTTGCCCGGTTGGTCAACACCGGCAGCGGTGCTGCCCGACTGCTCTCGGCCACCTCGCCGGCCAGTGCAGACGTCGAGATCCACGAGGTGGTCGACAACGTCATGCGGACCAAGGACGACGGCGTGGTGATTCCCGCCCGCGGCGAGATCGAGTTGCAGCCCGGCGGCGATCACCTGATGCTGATCGATCTGGGTGAACCGCTGACGCCCGGCACCGATGTGGAGATCGTCGCGACGTTCGAGGACGGGTCTCGTCTGCCGATCACCGCACAGGTGCGGGACTTCGCGGGCGCCGACGAGAACTACGCACCGGACGCGCACGCCGAGCACGGCTCGCACGAATCCCATGGCTAA